Within the Comamonadaceae bacterium OTU4NAUVB1 genome, the region AGTCGCCCTGGGGGCCGCCGACGACGAAGCGGCCGGTCGGGTTGATCAGGTAGCGCGTCTCCTTGAGCCATTCCTTGGGCAGCACCGGCTTGATGATCTCCTCGATCACCGCCTCGATGAAGCCGGCCTTCATCTTCGTCGGGCTCTCGCTCTGGTCGGGGTGGTGCTGGGTGGAGAGCACCACGGTGTCGATGCTGTGGGGCTTGCCGTCGACGTAGCGCATCGTGACCTGGCTCTTGGCGTCCGGACGCAGGAAGGGCAGGCGGCCGTCCTTGCGCAGCTGGGCCTGGCGCTCGACGAGGCGGTGCGCGTAGTAGATCGGCGCGGGCATCAGCTCGGGCGTCTCGTCGCAGGCGTAGCCGAACATCAGGCCCTGGTCGCCGGCGCCGGTGTTGAGGTGGTCGTCGGAGGCGTGGTCGACGCCCTGGGCGATGTCGTTGCTCTGCTTGTCGTAGCAGACCATCACCGCGCAGCCCTTGTAATCGATGCCGTAGTCGGTGTTGTCGTAGCCGATGCGCTTGATGGTGTCGCGCGCGACCTGGATGTAGTCGACGTGCGCGTTGGTGGTGATCTCGCCGGCCAGCACCACGAGGCCGGTGTTGGTCAGCGTCTCGGCGGCGACGCGGCTGAGCGGGTCCTGCTCGAAGATCGCGTCGAGGATCGCGTCGGAGATCTGGTCGGCGACCTTGTCGGGGTGGCCTTCGGAGACGGATTCGGAAGTGAAGAGAAAGTCGTTCGCCATGGGATGGGGCTCCAATCGGGTGGGTCGGCGCGTTGCCGACGGCGGATGAAGCCTGGCGAACGCTTTAGCAGAAGGCCGTTTCCGGCCCGGGCACAATCGCTCGGCGCTTGTGCTGTCGCCCTGCAAGTAGTTCCATAACTCGGCGACAATTTGGATTCTATTCGAGCCGTGCAGGGCATCTTGTCAAGGGTCTTTGCCGCGCGTCATCCACCGTTCGGTCGTCTTCTTTCCGCGTTCGTCTTCTCCGCTCCGTCTCCCGATGCTCGTCACCCTGTTCCGCCTGCTCGCCCGCGTGCCGCTGCCCGTCATGCAGCGCCTGGGCATCGCCTTCGGCTGGCTGGTGTGGTGGACCTCGCCGCGCTACCGCCAGCGCTTCGTCGCCAACGCGGAGGCGGCCGGTTTCACGCCCGAGCAGTACCGCCCGGCCATCGGCGCGGCCGGTGCCATGGCGGCGGAATTGCCCTGGCTGTGGGCACGTCCGCGCGGCGAGAGCGTGCTGCCGCGCGTGGTGCGCTGGGACGGGATCGAGGCCTTCGAGGCGGCGCTGGCCGAGGGGCGCGGCGTGATCATCGTCACGCCCCACCTGGGCAGCTGGGAGATGTACGGCCAGGCCCTGGCCGAGCGCCTGGTCGACCGGCACGGGCCGCTCACGGCGCTGTTCCGCCCGCCGCGCAAGGCCTGGATGGCGCGCCTGATGGAAGGCTCGCGCGAGCGCGCCGGCCTGCGCACGGTGCCCACCAGCGTCAAGGGGGTCCGCGGCCTGATGCGCGCGCTGCGCGCGGGCGGCTACACCGGCGTGCTGCCCGACCAGGTGCCTCCGCTCGGCCAGGGCGTGTGGGCGCCGTTCTTCGGCCGTCCGGCCTACACCATGACCCTGCTGCCGCGCCTGGCGCAGCAGACCGGCGCGCGCGTGTTCCTCGGCGTGTGCGAGCGCCTGCCGCGCGGCGCGGGCTACGCGATCCGCTGCGAGCCCTTCGACGGCACCGCGATGAGCGACCCCGAGGCCACGCCCGAGGCCGCCGCCGCCGCCATGAACGAGGGCATCGAGCGCCTGATCCGCCGACTGCCCCAGCAGTACGTCTGGGACTACGCCCGCCACAAGCAGCCCAAGGGCGAGGCGCCCGCGGACGGCGCGGACCGGAAGGCCGCCCCATGAGCCTGTCCTCGTCGCTGGGCATCGCCTTCATGCGGGCGCTGGCGCACCTGCCGTTGCCGGCGGTGCGGGGTTTCGGGGCCGCGCTCGGCCGCGTGCTGCACGTCGTCGCCACGCCGCGCCGGCGCGTGGTGGACATCAACCTGGCGCTGTGCTTTCCGCAGAAGTCCGCCGCCGAGCGCCGGCGCATGGCGCGCGAGACCTTCGTCTTCGTCGCCCAGTCGTGGCTCGACCGCAGCTGGCTCTGGCACGCCCCCGAGGCGGTGGTGGCCAAGCGCCTGCGGGTGGTCGGCGCGGCGGCCGAGATCGAGGAGATCGCGCACGGCAGCGCGCCGATGATCCTGTTCGCGCCGCATTTCTACGGCCTCGACGCCGCGGCCACCGCGCTGACCCGGCACACGTCGCGGCCCTCGACCACCATCTACACCACCCAGCGCGACCCGCAGGTCGACGCCTGGATCCGCGAGGGCCGCCAGCGTTTCGGCAATGTCGAGACGCTCAACCGCGTCGACGGCATCAAGCCGATCCTGTCGGGCCTGCGCAAGGGCGGCCTGCTCTACCTGCTGCCGGACATGGACTTCGGCCGCGACCAGACGGTGTTCGTGCCGTTCTACGGCGTGCAGGCGTCCACCGTGCCGTCGCTTTCGCGCTTCGCGCGGCTGGGCCGGGCGAAGGTCGTCCCGGTGGTGTCGCGCCTGGTGGCGGGCGGCTACGAGATCGAGGTGCTGCCGGCCTGGCAGGATTTCCCGAGCGACGACGTGATGGCCGACACCGCGCTCATGAACACCCGCCTGCAGGGCTACATCGACACGATGCCGTCGCAGTACTACTGGGTGCATCGACGCTTCAAGACGCGCCCCGAGGGCGAGCCGCCGGTCTATTGAGCCGGGGCGGGGCGGGCCGCCCGGTGCAGGAAGTCGCCGATCTCCCGCGCGACGCGCGCGGGCTGCTCGTGGACGATCCAGTGCGTCGCGCCGGGCACCCTCACGACCTCCAGTCGCGGCACATAGGCCTCGAGTCCGTCGAGCAGTCCCGGCAGCAGGGCGGTGTCGTCGAGCGCCCAGATCACCAGCGTCGGCACGTCCACCACGAGGCGCTCGCGCGGGATCTCCGGCAGGCCGGGCGCGGCGCCGGCGGCATCCGCGCCGGCCACGGGCGGCTTCAGCGGCGTCACCCGGTAGAGATTGCAGCCACCGGTCAGGCCGGCGTCCCAGACTTCGCGGTAGCGCGCGCGCACGGCCTCGGTGAGCCAGCCGTGGCCGTCCGCGCCCGCGCCCATCGACGTGAAGAAGCCCCACATCCGGCGATAGTCGTCCTCGGCCAGCAGCGCCTCGGCGTCGGGCCGGGCGAGGAAGTGCATGTAGGCGCTGGCGGCGCGCTGCGCCGGGTTGTCGCGCAGCTCGCGCGCGAACGTGCCGGCGTGCGGCGAGTTGAGGATGACCAGCCGTCCCAGCCGGTGCGGGAACGCGTTGGCGAAGCCCCAGCCGAAGGCGCCGCCCCAGTCGTGCGCCACCAGGACGGCGACCTGCCCGTCGGCGCGCTCGGTGTCCACCAGTTCCTCGATGTCGCGCACCATCAGGTTCGCCCGGTAGGCGGCCACGTCGGCCGGGGCGCTGGAGGGTCCGAAGCCGCGCAGGTTCGGCGCCACGCAGCGGTAGGCGCCGTGCTCGGGCCGCGCGAAGTGCGCCATCAGTTCGTCCCAGACGAAAGCGGCTTCGGGAAAGCCGTGCAGGAAAAGCATCAGGGGCCGGCCGGGCTCGCCGGCGGCGCGGCAGCCCAGGGTGACGCCGCCGGGGAGCGTGCGCTGGAAGGTCTCGATCATGCGGGGGTCTCCTGGGGTTCGAAGGTCGAATCCGGGGCGAGCGCCGCGATCGCGGCGTCAGTCCCCGGGTCGGTCGGCGGACGCTCCGGCGGTGTCGTCGTCCGGCACGCCGGCGGCGGGGACCGGTGCGGCAGCGGCGCCGTCGGCCGGGGCATCGGCCTCGGGGTGGGCCCAGCGCCACAGCAGCTCGGCCGCCTCGTCCACGCCGTGGCGCTTGAGGGCCGAGAACAGTTTGACCTCGCCGCCGCCGGCCTGCAGTCGCGCGATCGACAGGGCCTTGGCGCCCTCGGAGCGCGTGAGCTTGTCGGACTTGGTCAGCAGCACCAGGAACTTCAGGCCGGCTTCCACGCGCGGACGGATGACGTCGAGCAGGATGTCGTCGAGTTCGGTCAGGCCGTGGCGCGGGTCGCACATGAGCACCACGCCGCGCAGGTTCTCGCGCGTCATGAGGTAGTTGCCCATCACGCGCTGCCAGCGCAGCTTGGCCTCGCGCGGCACGGCGGCGTAGCCGTAGCCGGGCAGGTCGGCGAGCACGGCGTCGTCGATCTTCTGCTTGCCCAGACCGAACAGGTTGATGTGCTGCGTGCGCCCGGGCGTCTTGGAAGCGAAGGCCAGGCGTGTCTGCTGCGTGAGGGTGTTGATGGCGGTGGACTTGCCGGCGTTGGAACGCCCGACGAAGGCGATCTCCGGCAGGTCGAAGGCCGGCAGGTGTTCCAGCTGCGGGGCGCTGGTGAGGAAGTGGGCGGTGTGCATCCAGCCCAGCGCGGCGCGGATCCGGTCGGGAGCGGGCGCCGCACGGGGCGTCGCGGTGGCCGGTGAGGGCGCGGGGGAGGTCATCGGGGAGGCTTTCGAAACGGGGGTCCATTGTAGAATCGCGGGGTTTTGCGCCCATAAATCCAAGCCCCGCCGCCATGAAGTCGTTTGCCCATCTTCTGCTCGCAGCCCTCTTGGGTGCCGCCTCCAGTGCCGGTATCGCCCAAGCGCCCGAAGCGCCGGCCGCCTCGGGCACCCCGGCGAAACCAGCCAAGCCCGACCCGGCCCGGGGCGACACGATCTTCAACGCCGCCCCGGCCAACAGCCAGAGTTGCGCGTCCTGCCACAACGCCGACGGCAATTCCGCCGTCGCCGCCAACCCCAAGCTGGCGCAGCAGCATCCCGAATACATCGTCAAGCAGCTGCAGGAGTTCAAGTCGGGCAAGCGCAAGAGCGCGATCATGAAGCCCTACGCCTCGGCGCTGTCCGATCAGGACATGCGTGACATCGCGTGGTTCGTCGGCGCCAAGTCCGTGAAGACCGGCTTCGCCAAGGAGAAGGACCTGGTCGCGCTGGGCGAGAAGATCTACCGCGGCGGCATCGGCGAGCGCCAGATCGCCGCCTGCGCCGGTTGCCACAGCCCCAACGGCGCCGGCATTCCGGCCCAGTACCCGCGCCTGGGTGGCCAGCATGCCGACTACACCACCGCACAGCTCGTGGCCTTCCGCGACGGCGTGCGCACCAACAGCCCGCAGATGACCGGCGTGGCCGCCAAGCTCAACGACCGCGAGATCAAGGCCGTCTCCGACTACATTGCCGGATTGCGTTGAGCCTGCGGTCGAGTCGGCGAACCAAACGCCGATAACCATCTCGTAAGGGCGGGGCCGATCCACGAAGGGTCGCCCGCTCTTTTTTCTTTTCCTCCGACCCGATGTCCATTTCCACCCACGGCCTTCGCGTTCGTCGCGGTCCCCAGGCGGTCCGCGCGATGGTGGAATTGTTTTCGTCGATGCGCTTCGCCATCGCGTTGCTGACGGTCATCTGCATCGCCTCGATCATCGGCACCGTGCTCAAGCAGCACGAGCCCTCGGGCAACTACGTCAACCAGTTCGGGCCGTTCTGGGCCGAGGTCTTCCGCGCGGCGCGGCTCGACGCGATCTACAGCGCCTGGTGGTTCCTGCTGATCCTGCTGTTCCTGGTGGTGAGCACGTCGCTGTGCGTGGCGCGCAACACGCCCCGCATCCTGGGCGAGTTGCGCACCTTCAAGGAGGACCTGCGCGTGCAGAGCCTGAAAGCGTTCGGGCAGCGCGCGGAGGCCGCGCTGGACGAAGCGCCCGAGGCGGCGGCCCGGCGCATCGGCACGATGCTCGCCGGCGGTGGGTGGAAGGTCCGGCTGCAGCATCGCGAGGGCCAGGGCTGGATGGTCGCCGCGCGCGCGGGCGGCGCGCACAAGCTGGGCTACATCGCCGCGCATGGCGCCATCGTGCTGATCTGCCTGGGCGGCCTGCTCGATGGCGATCTGGTGGTGCGCGCGCAGACCTGGTTCAACGGCAAGAGCGTGTTCACCGGCGGCGGCATGATCGCCGACGTCGCACCCGAGCACCGGCTCTCGCCGGGCAACCCGACCTTCCGCGGCAACATCCTGGTGCCCGAGGGCGGGCGCGCCAGCGTCGCGATCCTCAACCAGTCCGACGGCGTGCTGCTCCAGGAGCTGCCGTTCGCCATCGAGCTGAAGAAGTTCATCGTCGACTACTACTCGACCGGCATGCCCAAGCTGTTCGCCAGCGAGGTGGTGCTGCACGACCGCGAGACCGGCGCGCAGGTGCCCGCGCGCATCGAGGTCAATCACCCGGCGAGCTACAAGGGCGTGGAGATCTACCAGTCGAGCTTCGACGACGGCGGCTCCACGGTGAAGCTCAAGGCCGTGCCGATGCGCGCGGCGGCACGGCCGTTCGAACTCGAGGGCCGCATCGGCACCAGCGCGGAGATCACCGACGGCAGCGAACGGCTGACGCTCGAGTACGCCGCGCTGCGTGTGATCAACGTCGAGAACTTCGCCACCAACGGCCTGTCCGGCGCCACCGACGTGCGCCGGGTCGACCTGCTGCAGCACGGCATCGGCTCTCGCCTGGGCGCGGCCAACAAGGTCGACCGGCCCAAGGTGCTGCGCAACATCGGCCCGAGCATCGGCTACAAGCTGCGCGACGCGGCCGGGCAGGCGCGCGAGTACCAGAACTACATGCTGCCGGTGGACGCCGGCGACGGGCCGCCGGTGTTCCTGCTGGGCGTGCGCGAACGTCCCGAGGAGCCGTTCCGCTACCTGCGCGTTCCGGCCGATGCGGACGGCACCATGGACGGCTTCGTGCGCATGCGCGCCGCGCTGGCCGACGCGCGCCTGCGCGAGCGGGCCGTGGCGCGCTACGTCGAGCGCGCGACCGGCCCGGGACGCGCCGACCTCGCCGAGCAGCTGCGGGTCTCGGCGACACGCGCCCTCGCGCTGTTCGCCGGCGCCGAACGCGCCAGGACCGACGGCACGGCCGCCGGCGGCTGGCAGGCGGTCGCCGAATTCATGGAGGCCAACGTGCCCGAGGCCGAGCGCCAGCGCACGGGTGCGGTGCTGGTGCGGGTGCTGAACGACGTGCTCTTCGACGTGCTCAACCTCGGCCGCGAGGACGCCGGGCTGGCGGCGCTGCCGGGCGACGACACGTCGCAGGCATGGCTGACGCAGGCCGTGCTGGCGATCAGCGACGCCACCTTCTATCCGGCGCCCGTCGCCATGCTGATGACCGATTTCCAGCAGGTGCAGGCCAGCGTGTTCCAGGTGGCGCGCGCGCCCGGCAAGAACGTCGTCTATCTGGGCTGCCTGTTCCTCATCGTGGGCATCTTCGCGATGCTCTACGTGCGCGACCGCCGTCTGTGGGTGTGGCTGGCGCCGGGGGGCGGGGGCAGCGACGCCACCATGGCGCTGTCGGCCAACCGGCGCACCATCGACAGCGACCGCGAGTTCGACAACCTCAAGACCAAGCTGCTCGGCCTCCAGGCCCTTCCGAAGGAACCGATGCCATGACCACCACGACCCTCACGCTCAATGACGGCTGGATCGCTCGCCGCAACGCCCTCGACTGGGTGTTCGCGGCGCTGGTGGCGCTCGGCGGGCTGTTCGCCTTCGCCCGCTATGGCGCAC harbors:
- the metK gene encoding methionine adenosyltransferase yields the protein MANDFLFTSESVSEGHPDKVADQISDAILDAIFEQDPLSRVAAETLTNTGLVVLAGEITTNAHVDYIQVARDTIKRIGYDNTDYGIDYKGCAVMVCYDKQSNDIAQGVDHASDDHLNTGAGDQGLMFGYACDETPELMPAPIYYAHRLVERQAQLRKDGRLPFLRPDAKSQVTMRYVDGKPHSIDTVVLSTQHHPDQSESPTKMKAGFIEAVIEEIIKPVLPKEWLKETRYLINPTGRFVVGGPQGDCGLTGRKIIVDTYGGACPHGGGAFSGKDPSKVDRSAAYAARYVAKNIVAAGIARQCQIQVAYAIGVAQPMNITVYTEGTGVIPDDRIAALVREHFDLRPKGIIQMLDLLRPIYRKTAAYGHFGREEPEFTWESTGQAAALRAAAGL
- a CDS encoding lysophospholipid acyltransferase family protein — encoded protein: MLVTLFRLLARVPLPVMQRLGIAFGWLVWWTSPRYRQRFVANAEAAGFTPEQYRPAIGAAGAMAAELPWLWARPRGESVLPRVVRWDGIEAFEAALAEGRGVIIVTPHLGSWEMYGQALAERLVDRHGPLTALFRPPRKAWMARLMEGSRERAGLRTVPTSVKGVRGLMRALRAGGYTGVLPDQVPPLGQGVWAPFFGRPAYTMTLLPRLAQQTGARVFLGVCERLPRGAGYAIRCEPFDGTAMSDPEATPEAAAAAMNEGIERLIRRLPQQYVWDYARHKQPKGEAPADGADRKAAP
- a CDS encoding lipid A biosynthesis acyltransferase, which codes for MSLSSSLGIAFMRALAHLPLPAVRGFGAALGRVLHVVATPRRRVVDINLALCFPQKSAAERRRMARETFVFVAQSWLDRSWLWHAPEAVVAKRLRVVGAAAEIEEIAHGSAPMILFAPHFYGLDAAATALTRHTSRPSTTIYTTQRDPQVDAWIREGRQRFGNVETLNRVDGIKPILSGLRKGGLLYLLPDMDFGRDQTVFVPFYGVQASTVPSLSRFARLGRAKVVPVVSRLVAGGYEIEVLPAWQDFPSDDVMADTALMNTRLQGYIDTMPSQYYWVHRRFKTRPEGEPPVY
- a CDS encoding alpha/beta fold hydrolase, with amino-acid sequence MIETFQRTLPGGVTLGCRAAGEPGRPLMLFLHGFPEAAFVWDELMAHFARPEHGAYRCVAPNLRGFGPSSAPADVAAYRANLMVRDIEELVDTERADGQVAVLVAHDWGGAFGWGFANAFPHRLGRLVILNSPHAGTFARELRDNPAQRAASAYMHFLARPDAEALLAEDDYRRMWGFFTSMGAGADGHGWLTEAVRARYREVWDAGLTGGCNLYRVTPLKPPVAGADAAGAAPGLPEIPRERLVVDVPTLVIWALDDTALLPGLLDGLEAYVPRLEVVRVPGATHWIVHEQPARVAREIGDFLHRAARPAPAQ
- the yihA gene encoding ribosome biogenesis GTP-binding protein YihA/YsxC, coding for MTSPAPSPATATPRAAPAPDRIRAALGWMHTAHFLTSAPQLEHLPAFDLPEIAFVGRSNAGKSTAINTLTQQTRLAFASKTPGRTQHINLFGLGKQKIDDAVLADLPGYGYAAVPREAKLRWQRVMGNYLMTRENLRGVVLMCDPRHGLTELDDILLDVIRPRVEAGLKFLVLLTKSDKLTRSEGAKALSIARLQAGGGEVKLFSALKRHGVDEAAELLWRWAHPEADAPADGAAAAPVPAAGVPDDDTAGASADRPGD
- a CDS encoding cytochrome c4, whose product is MKSFAHLLLAALLGAASSAGIAQAPEAPAASGTPAKPAKPDPARGDTIFNAAPANSQSCASCHNADGNSAVAANPKLAQQHPEYIVKQLQEFKSGKRKSAIMKPYASALSDQDMRDIAWFVGAKSVKTGFAKEKDLVALGEKIYRGGIGERQIAACAGCHSPNGAGIPAQYPRLGGQHADYTTAQLVAFRDGVRTNSPQMTGVAAKLNDREIKAVSDYIAGLR
- a CDS encoding cytochrome c biogenesis protein ResB, producing MSISTHGLRVRRGPQAVRAMVELFSSMRFAIALLTVICIASIIGTVLKQHEPSGNYVNQFGPFWAEVFRAARLDAIYSAWWFLLILLFLVVSTSLCVARNTPRILGELRTFKEDLRVQSLKAFGQRAEAALDEAPEAAARRIGTMLAGGGWKVRLQHREGQGWMVAARAGGAHKLGYIAAHGAIVLICLGGLLDGDLVVRAQTWFNGKSVFTGGGMIADVAPEHRLSPGNPTFRGNILVPEGGRASVAILNQSDGVLLQELPFAIELKKFIVDYYSTGMPKLFASEVVLHDRETGAQVPARIEVNHPASYKGVEIYQSSFDDGGSTVKLKAVPMRAAARPFELEGRIGTSAEITDGSERLTLEYAALRVINVENFATNGLSGATDVRRVDLLQHGIGSRLGAANKVDRPKVLRNIGPSIGYKLRDAAGQAREYQNYMLPVDAGDGPPVFLLGVRERPEEPFRYLRVPADADGTMDGFVRMRAALADARLRERAVARYVERATGPGRADLAEQLRVSATRALALFAGAERARTDGTAAGGWQAVAEFMEANVPEAERQRTGAVLVRVLNDVLFDVLNLGREDAGLAALPGDDTSQAWLTQAVLAISDATFYPAPVAMLMTDFQQVQASVFQVARAPGKNVVYLGCLFLIVGIFAMLYVRDRRLWVWLAPGGGGSDATMALSANRRTIDSDREFDNLKTKLLGLQALPKEPMP